Sequence from the Cucumis sativus cultivar 9930 chromosome 1, Cucumber_9930_V3, whole genome shotgun sequence genome:
AAAGCTACGTTTTGGAGACTTGAGATAATTGAGTGACTAAACATATGTATTTATCAAAACTTGGGACTAAAAAGGTAATTGAAAGTtgctttcaaaataaaattaaaagttacttttaattttagagtGACTGTTAACTTTATTTGTGTCATGGAGAGATGAGGAGCACAAAAGCACCTAATCATTGTTCatattattatcaaatatgAGGTTATGTCGAGAAAGAAGATAATAAAACATAGATGTCGCTATTAAGAAAGTcgatttgaaataaatattaatataaacttttaaaaaatgatttttgagTATAACAACCCCCAAGGATAAACTTTGGTGGTTTCATCCACAAGCACCACCAATTTTAGTGATTATATCTTTGACGACTAACTCTAACGGCCACACCGGTGATCAACTTCAATAACCACATGCACCAAAGCTAGCTATAATGACACCTCTAATTTCTAATATAGCCAAGCACCATTATCCCATCACGGATAATCAAATTCATGGACCATTACCAATTACAATCATCTTTGCCTATAAACCTCGTAGACAAACCCCAACAATGATGGTCATCTCTGTCGACCAACTTTAGCGACCAAATTTGTCAACAGATTGCCTTGATGACTTCTAACGACTAATTTTGATAACTAGATAGATCAATCAAATAGAAAAGCTCACTCAATGAAAgtgttttgaaattattagtTCACAGCATTCTATAGTAATTCTTTACGGTAACTTGgcataaataaaaacacttttagGATATAGCAACCAAACAcacttttatataaaaatactttagccaaataattaattttaaaaaactttaaatagttttttattaaaagtgtttaatttttttttttatataatcaaTCCAAATAgttatctattttaattataaaaattcaaaaattttggtgtttgtttttattaactctcacaaattaacatttttctttggcatattttaaattcataattaaaattgatatgtGATATAAAACGTATGTTTGAATGGAATGTTTTAGGCTCGATTTGTAATATCAGACTCATTTTATtctcataaatttcaaactaactctctttccattattttcacactttagttttcattttatcattgATTCTTCACGCGTTGCAACACTTTAAGTAGTTTTGATTATAtttcaacataaaaaaaatctctattgttttctttttcctcatACATTGTCCAAATAATACATGTCTTATAAGTCGACTACATATCCTTGAATTTATAAAGAACCATTTTTGCgatctaaattttgtatagtttgttttttattatttcataagGAAcgactaatatatatattttaaagtttcaaaCGTCAATCAATCGAAAATTAAagcaattaaaatatatcatactTTTTATCGTCGGAATTAAGatttaacttataatttaacctatcgtcctatatttttttaaaaaataagtagtAGATtaagtgttattattttagtttatatgtCAGGttgatttatttgatataaaatttaaatttaacttaaacacaaagttgaaacttttaatttgCACCATTACTTTGATGCTAATGTGACATAATGACCAACTAGTttagtgaaaaaaagaagtttaaaataatgaaataacgTAGATTCCAATTGTGTGCCTTGTCAACCTTTTTTGTTTGCatgttcttattattttatgtactAATCCCACATTCCTCCTCATGCATTTATCATATTTCAATAACCATCCctacttatattttattttattttctcaacaaatgttataattttaattcttaatattaatttagtcaaattgttataataaatgaaattttagttttctttttcaatctaatctctatattttaattttgacttTACACTCTGCTATGTTAATATCTAAGTTTATCTTTTAAGGTAAAGGGAAGTAAAGAGATTTGAACCATTAATCTCGTaatattaatacatatatattacaactAAGCTAAGTAGGCTCTGGTTAAAAGTTGGCATTAACTTCGTAAAATGAATTATGACTATACAAaactatattaataaaatgaaatgaagtgaacaattttaatttgtgtaAAGAAAATCGACATTTTTATaactaagaagaaaaaggaaaggaaatatatttttcaatcgATAATTTTGGCAGAGTGTAACAAAATCAGCTCCAGTTTTAGCTTCTGTCTCCCCATGGCGCTCTCGCCATTTTCATCcaatccttctttttcttcttcttcttcttcttcttttcttcattcttcatcGTTATCTTTCCACTTTATTCTTCGCCATTCTCAAATCCCATCTTCAATCATTTTCACACCTCAACGATTCAAAATTCACTGTTCTAACAACACAATTCAAGTTGAAACCCAACCCCCTCGTCGTATCCGAGTTGATTTTGAAGTAAAGAAGAAGCGGAAACCCAGGCCTAGCTTCCTCGAACAAATTCGCCACAAGTGGTCCACAAAACCCATTTCCTCAACACATACCTTCCCCTGGCAGCAGCAAGAACAAGATAGACACCATAAACAGGATGAGGGAGAGggggaggaagaggaagaggaagaggaagaacaGGTTGCCAATCAAACTTCTGTTTCAATTCCCGAGTCAACAACTGATGTAACTCAAGCGGTTCCTATAACTCGCTCAATCTCAGCCCCTTGGGCTCACGGGAGCCAATCGAGGAACACCCAGTTTGATTTCAAACCTAAAACGCCAAACGGTGAAGTGATCAATGAGATATCCAAGATCTCTACTGATGATACTAGTAATCGAAACGCAAGTACCATCAGTATTGATGAAATTTCAGATGATTCTTCGGAAGACGAGGCAGAAATTGATACTGTAGTTCTACCAGTTACTGAAAAACGTTCAAcattaagtaaaaaaattgtacattCGGTCAGTTCGGATAATGATGACAATGGTCGAGTTGATTTGCCATGGAAGAGAGAGCCGCGAAGGGATTCTGAAGTTGACGCAGGTCAGAGAAGAAGTAAAACATTATTGGCTGAGCAAATGCTTCCTGAGCATGAACTGCGGAGGCTCAGGAACATTTCTTTGAGAATGGTGGAGAGAATCGAAGTGGGGGTTAAAGGTATAACTCAAGAACTGTTGGATTCTATACATGAGAAGTGGAAAGTAGATGAAGTTGTCAAGTTGAAATTTGAAGGGCCTCTTACTGTCAACATGAAGAGAGCACACGAGAAATTAGAGGTCAGATTTTGTATCCTGTTTTCTaaaagtcaaataaatttcGTTTTAATGCTATAGCTTATGGATTCTTGCTGTTAGTTCAGAATGTTGGtaactatttggtttttggaaaattatgCAGATTTTCTCTTAATTCCTTACAATGGTTTTTTTCTAGAGtaaaagagttgaattcttacccaaatttcaaaacttttttttaaaacttagcTATATTGGTtgataacaaaagaataaatttagaGGCGAAAGAGGTGGTTATGGGcgtaacttttaaaaactaaaaactaggTGGTTACCAAATTACTTAATTACGTGGGTGCCTCACATTGGaatgtctttcttttgtaTCAGAATAGAACTGGCGGATTGGTCATATGGAGGTCAGGTAGTTTGATAGTATTGTATAGGGGAATGACATACCACCTCCCTTGTGTTCAATCTTATGCAAAGCAAAATCAAGCTAAAAGTAATACATTGGATGTTCCAAATAATGTAGAATCTGATGATATTACACGCAATGAGAAGTTACATACAACAGTTGGAACTATGAGTACAATTGTTTCAGGTGCTTCGAAGCATACCAAGACGTTATCTAAAAAGGAACTAATGGAGTTGAGTGATCTGAACCATTTGTTAGATGAGATAGGTCCGCGTTTTAAAGATTGGTCAGGGTGCGAGCCAGTGCCTGTTGATGCAGACCTACTTCCTGGTATAGTTCCGGGATACAAACCTCCGACTAGAATTCTGCCTTATGGGGTAAGGCATTGTCTCAGGAACAAGGAGGTGACGATATTTCGCAGGCTTGCAAGAAAAATGCCTCCACATTTTGCTTTAGGTACATTCATATTATTGTATGCGAGTGCACACGTTTTACAGGTAATAATGTTcttgttaaaatcttttatttgattatcaCAGGAAGGAATCGGCAATTACAAGGTTTGGCCAATGCTATGGTGAAGCTTTGGGAAAAATGTGCAATTGCAAAGATTGCTATAAAACGAGGTGtagaaaatacaagaaatgAGAGGATGGCAGAAGAACTCAGGGTGAGGCATATAATTGATGCTTGTTGAATTTTAAACCTTGTGAAGACTAAATAAGAATATCATGTTGAGAGAAAACAAGTGTACGTGCAAATGTTTGTAGcctttttttccccctttctttctttctcttcttctttttgaaaattttggaatgttTATGCACATGAGTTATTGTTAAATCTTGTAAACTTTAGGTGCGCTGGCCATTTTATAATCAGTAaggttttctttgatgaacTGCAGTCATCTTAGTAAATGGATATATAGTTGTCAAAGATGCATCATTTACATTTGCCCTCTCATTTTATGTTCTGGAGAAGTCAAAACGTTTTTTTGTGCAAACTTTGGGGAAGCTTGATATCATTTTCGCCTCTTGCTCTAAGagcttttattttgttcatgaCTTTCTAGTTATACTAACACTCAtctgattaattttaaaacttgctTCTAAACATGTCTATGAACTTAGgaattaaaaagtttcaatagCTGTATTTTGCCTCAGTCTATAATCATCATGTGGactgttatttatttattattctttttcattaaagtTTACTATTCATATATGCAGATATTGACAGGAGGAACACTACTCTCTAGAAACAAGGAATACATTGTTTTCTATAGGGGCAATGATTACCTACCACCAACTATCACAGAAGCATTGAAAGAAAGGCGAAAGCTAGCAGATCGTCAGCAAGATGTTGAAGAGCAGGTACGACAGGTGGCTTCTGCTGCAATTGAGTCGAAAGTGAAAGCTTCAAATGCTCCGCTGGTTGCTGGAACACTTACAGAAACCATTGCAGCAACTTCTCGCTGGGGAAGCCAACCAAGTGGTcatgatattgaaaatatgaGAGAAGATTCAGCTTTAGCAAAACTTGATTCTTTAATTGAATACCTTAAGAAGAAACTAGCTCTTGTAAGTAACATAATTCactaaatgaaatttaaaagttaaaggaTTGTGATATACTATAATTTCTGTCTTGCAATGTATCTTTAACTGTGAATCAATGGTGCTTACAGGCAAAATGCAAGGTCAAAAACGCAGAGAAGATAATAGCAAAATTGCAGGAGAAGAAAGAACCATCAGATCTTCCCACTGATTTGGAAACCATAACAGATGAGGAAAGACTTCTATTCCGTAAGATCGGTCTCAGTATGAAACCATATCTACTCttaggtaaaagaaaaaaagaaaatctatcCTTATTCATAATatcatcttttccttttggaAAGAATTTCCAACGTGACTGATTAATCATTCTTTTAGGTAGGAGAGGTGTTTATGATGGCACCGTTGAGAACATGCACTTGCATTGGAAGTTCAGAGAGTTAGTAAAGATAATTGTAAGAGGAAAAACTCTCCAACAAGTCAAACACGTTGCAATCTCTCTGGAAGCAGAGAGCAACGGAGTGGTGATTTCTTTGGATAAAACTACTAAAGGTTACGAAGTTATTGTTTATCGTGGGAAGAATTATACCCGTCCTGATGCAATGAGGCCTAAAAACATGTTGACAAGAAGACAGGCGTTGGCTCGATCAATTGAGCTACAAAGACGTGAGGTAACCTTTATGATTTAATACTGAACTTGCATGTTCTCGAGGACTATCTACACTGTTGCCTTATATGTACTACCTTTTCTTTGCTAGGCACTAAAGCACCATATTTTGGATTTGGAGGAAAAGATTGAGCTGCTCAAGGCTGAACTGGTATGACAGCGACTTCTTTAACTTTAGTAATGTTGTGAGCTACCTAGACTGAAAGCGCACCATGCTCTCTTGCTCTCTTTAATTCGCGTTACTTCTGAATTcaggaagaaaggaaaagtgGGAAATGGCCCTTGAAAGGTTGACGCTTCTTATCTGGTAGAAATTATGAAGTGTTGTCATGTGTCCAGATTTCAAGATGACTTTGGATCTCTTTGGCAGCAATGCCAATTGTAGATTGATTTGAAATCCAGCAACTAGCCATTAAGAGAAAGGTGACTTATGGTTTGCAGCAGTGAAGTGCAAATTTCCTTTCATTTGGGAGCAAACCAACAACATTTCAAGACAAAGGTACAAATACATCCTAACATTATTAGTAGATCCAGATGTTGTTAAGATCATCTTTAATATCACAGGAGATAAACATGTGCGGCTGCTGCTATATCAATAGcatctttttttccccttGCCTCATGTCTAGCTCCTGCCATATAGATAGAAATAGCCATTCGGCTCTTGATGATGtgggaaaataaatttaaatcaatattaagtTCTATTTGTCGATTTGATTAGAATCATCTTATGTGCAAATTGAAATAACTAGTCTGATTCACTCAACCCTTGGGCTATCATTATAAGAAAGGTAAAAACAAACCATAGAAGAAACTTCCATTTGTTATAAGTACATATATAGTAATAGCCTTGAACAAAAAATGGAAGACGGAATTCGGTTTATTTTTACACTCATGCCTATGATGGGTATTTTGTATGACCCTTAGTTATAGGAATAGTAGAATTATTAgtagaaaattaatatggTTATTAGTTGGGGGTATGTTAGTAAATATTTAGTATGTTGATTAGGTCTTTTTACTATAAATAGAAGGAGAGGGGTTGGGCAAGGGTATGAAGAATTTTGTACTGTTGGACGACATGAATCTTACCCGAGAATGCTTCCTAAAAGACTAGGAGAATCGAGCGGCCAAGCAAGagggaaggaagaaaagaggatACTCCGGcaaagacaataaaaaaaatccccGAGAAGGGGAAGGTaagaatattcaaaatttaaaaatagcaaaatttagtGAAACGAGAAAGGGAATGAGAAGGAGAATACCAGTGCGGAGGAAGAACAACCGAGTGGTAAACAGTGGGAAAATCGAGAATGTTGTAATTTCTTCTTGTTAttgcaatatatatttatattttcgtGTTCTTTGGTGTGTTCTAGAGTTTCCTTGTTAGGTGGTATCCtaacatattattaaataacataGAGTTTcctctcaaaatcaattggcAATAAAATGAGTAATTTATCTATCTTATTAAGACTGTGAATTCCACTAATTTTTCCAATATGAGATTTTCAACATGTTTTCTCAAGGTGGTGCCTCTTTGGGTTCACCATTCTCGGATTGgatctttttcttaaattttttttattggaccAAATATCTACTTGTTTATGAGCTTTGATACCATACTAACATAGGGTTCCATCTCAACGGCAATTGACAATGAAAAGAGTATCTCATCTATCTTGTTAAGATTATGGGGTTCTTTGATACCCCTCTATAGAGCTTAGAAATGGACCCCAAGAACAAAAACCACATACTAAAAAGGTGAAGAACAGTTGCTTGTTGAAATATGGTTCACACTGAAGTAAAggtcattttatttatttcatagaTCATAAACCAGCAGCCTCATTGAGCCAAAGCATGTAGAAATCAACCTTCTTGTGGAAAGTCTTGAATATGATTTATCACTTCACTTGTCTGCAGAGGTTGGGAGACTGATGAGCTTTTATAAGTCAATGGCATAGCGTAGTTTACCTTATCTGTCTCTTTGTCCTGCTGAAGGGATGTCTTGATGAAGTCCAAAACTACTGTGGCCAAGTCTACTTGATGTAATTCTGCTGTATAGTTGTGATCTGCTCCTtctaaaatgtataatttgtGATTAGAGATGATCTTATCGAACTCTTTCGCATCGTCAACAGGGATTATTCCATCTTCAGTTCCATGTACAGTCAACACTCTGTACACATtaatattcattcattcatcaGTGAAGTAATTTTTCTCCTAAAATATGAGAACCAATACATTTCTGTATGAGAGAATTGAGATGGTTTGATTTGCAAGGGGAAAACAAATATGGATTTTGATGAACTTTGATTATAATACCACATGTATTTGCTATGTCTCCATGGTTGAGTTTATAGTCAAGTAATGGTCATAAAGTTAGGATTTACTCACACAACATAATAAATATctagaaaattgatttttagttGAAATAAAGTCATTGGGTAGGAGCAAAAGGCAACAAAgaatttagttcattttggGTAAATTAAAAGTCTAGGCTTTTAACTTAGTTTTTGTGTCACTAGTATCAGTCAATATGTAAATTGTAGGTTTTAGGATTGTATTAGAAAtcttaaatctaaaaaatactttagacataaaattgaaacttagAAAGAGTTATCACAAACTTTGAAAAgagttgaactaaaaaatatatatattaaaaaggaaatgCCTGCATTCTTGGTTGATGTGGAGACAAACTTGGTGCATGTTGGTATTTAGACGCTCCATCAAACTCTCCCGTGTCACCCTATAATAATTCATTGTACCTAAAAAAACACGCACaacttctaaatttataagtgatataatcgtttaaattataaaaactacTCTTAAAAGTTCTATTTCTATTctttaaagtttgaagtttattttaaaacaatcacGGTTAGCTTTTGTTAAAAGATTTATAGGAATCCAATGTTTGTCTACATATGTGAACAAATCTAAACACACACATAGAACAAATATGATTTTTGCAGTCCgattaaaacttttttagtGTTAGAAAGGTAGAATTGAAACATAATAAAAGTAAGAGaggatttgagttattaacAAAACAACAGAATTACCTGTTGGATCTTTGATATCAACAAATCCTTGCTTTTCCATAGCTTCCTCATAGTTTTCACCTAAACTTTTTTCTATGCCTTTTGTCATATCAAAACGTCCACTAACATTGATGACAATATCCACATCCTTATATTTAGAAGCATACACTAGAACAACATCACCTCCTAAAAATTACaagtaataatatatattaaactaaaGACAAAAAAACATGTGGTTTTAGTGAAAAGTCGAGGTTAAAAGCGCAATCTTTAGACCTAAGGACTACAAggaaataaaactcaaatatcaAGGACATAATTGTAACACTTTTGAAATCtagaaactaaattgaaatcaaactcaaaatgtGTAACATCTTGAAATTTAAGTACTAAATGAAAACCTTGTACCCAAAAGGAAACTGAAAaggtatttttctttaaacaacaATGTCGCCCTCACAGAAAAGGTACAAAAAAGGTATTTTACGGCTacttaatatttataaacaaagaaTGAGTTTTGGAAGAATTggaactaaaacaaaatgttgatatataattaaatttgccttcaactaCCACcttaagtttttggtttttgggtGAATTGATTAGTTTAATAAAGGGCAAATGGAAGACCTTTGCTATGGCCAATGATTGTGCAAACTGGACGAGTTGCTCCATTGAAATATTGTACAATAGCATGTAGATCATCAGCCTCACTCTCGTAATTACCTAGTTGAAACGAACCGTCACTTTCCCTAATGATTTAACATGAGTGAGAACCGAACAACTGTTAGGTGCAAACAAAGTTCTGATTATTAAATAAGTAATAACACAAGTCAAAATTAGAGTATAAACAAAGTGTTCTACTTTGATGATTAGGTAAATAATCTCACAAGTGAGAACTATGCACCAAACTGTTCGGTGAAAACAAAGTACTACATTGACTAGAGAATGGGAGAAATCTATAGTATCTAAGTGAGGccaatatctaaaatttagtAGCATGACACATTCTTAGTAGTTCCAAATAGAAAAGTTACGATGGTTTATGCTCAAAATAGTAATATTATCATACTA
This genomic interval carries:
- the LOC101222957 gene encoding uncharacterized protein LOC101222957, giving the protein MEMAMSSQASSEKQAMVPQEKKVIVNEKSGGKLVGILHEAGSLRIVIICHGYMSSKDDEVVLNLATSFDREGISSFRFDFSGNGESDGSFQLGNYESEADDLHAIVQYFNGATRPVCTIIGHSKGGDVVLVYASKYKDVDIVINVSGRFDMTKGIEKSLGENYEEAMEKQGFVDIKDPTGTMNYYRVTRESLMERLNTNMHQVCLHINQECRVLTVHGTEDGIIPVDDAKEFDKIISNHKLYILEGADHNYTAELHQVDLATVVLDFIKTSLQQDKETDKVNYAMPLTYKSSSVSQPLQTSEVINHIQDFPQEG
- the LOC101207253 gene encoding CRM-domain containing factor CFM3, chloroplastic/mitochondrial, encoding MALSPFSSNPSFSSSSSSSFLHSSSLSFHFILRHSQIPSSIIFTPQRFKIHCSNNTIQVETQPPRRIRVDFEVKKKRKPRPSFLEQIRHKWSTKPISSTHTFPWQQQEQDRHHKQDEGEGEEEEEEEEEQVANQTSVSIPESTTDVTQAVPITRSISAPWAHGSQSRNTQFDFKPKTPNGEVINEISKISTDDTSNRNASTISIDEISDDSSEDEAEIDTVVLPVTEKRSTLSKKIVHSVSSDNDDNGRVDLPWKREPRRDSEVDAGQRRSKTLLAEQMLPEHELRRLRNISLRMVERIEVGVKGITQELLDSIHEKWKVDEVVKLKFEGPLTVNMKRAHEKLENRTGGLVIWRSGSLIVLYRGMTYHLPCVQSYAKQNQAKSNTLDVPNNVESDDITRNEKLHTTVGTMSTIVSGASKHTKTLSKKELMELSDLNHLLDEIGPRFKDWSGCEPVPVDADLLPGIVPGYKPPTRILPYGVRHCLRNKEVTIFRRLARKMPPHFALGRNRQLQGLANAMVKLWEKCAIAKIAIKRGVENTRNERMAEELRILTGGTLLSRNKEYIVFYRGNDYLPPTITEALKERRKLADRQQDVEEQVRQVASAAIESKVKASNAPLVAGTLTETIAATSRWGSQPSGHDIENMREDSALAKLDSLIEYLKKKLALAKCKVKNAEKIIAKLQEKKEPSDLPTDLETITDEERLLFRKIGLSMKPYLLLGRRGVYDGTVENMHLHWKFRELVKIIVRGKTLQQVKHVAISLEAESNGVVISLDKTTKGYEVIVYRGKNYTRPDAMRPKNMLTRRQALARSIELQRREALKHHILDLEEKIELLKAELEERKSGKWPLKG